The genomic segment gttctggccacttgttaagtttgtacaggacatagagtgcagccaacatcctatatccgttgggggttatttggaagggggcgacgccgaaataattggccacccctacaaagaaaggatgaagagggagataagcccccacttcaatgtgataccgggaccaggcgctgtgcgctcctcctggacggttagccctctggtccgcagtaggacgtgtaatggttacccccataagggggaattttctgaagcagttggcgaccatccgaggggtcatcgaactggccgggggagtgtaccactcgacatcaggcggattcctatggcgaggacgagccctagtttggatattagggtcaggagcaaaattctctcgaccactggtcgagggagcccccgcctacgagccaggctgggcaggagaagtagggttactctcagattcgggccttttcttgccagaagactttgaacgggccattggaggagaaggatgtggtctggaagaggctcgtgagaaaggtatctggtgaatgcgatcggttggttgttcttctccctcgagcagctgggcaagaaggtcttcgtcgatgggtctctcacctccccacaaatctggcattaaaatctgcaaacagaagaatggggaggtgaggtcaGAAGAGCCTAGAAggcttttagaataacgctggtcgagtataaaagctaagcctttatacagcagcattctagcaagaAACTAAGTCTTTCTAAGCAAACAGTTTAAAAGGCGGATCagagggtgaaagtgaaaagttttcctgaaaagctttttcgactccccttagggcaagaaaaattattttcaactggcttaaaaatcaaattgctacttcgattttacgtcccaAAAAGCATTGATCTTGGGTTTTAAACCAACTCATAAGCCTACTCTGCCTAGAAAAATATTCTATCTACGGgcgcttaaaaaaaaaaacagaggccAAGAGACTCAAACAGTACGCCAtcaaaaagcatgcaccacgagaaattagaagcatgagttttcaagaaacttaccagggaaaatggtcgtgaaggtggaagtGAGAGCTTCGGGAGTtaaggagcccaccgtctgagcCTTGAAAGTGCAAGAGAACGTTCGCCGGAGaaggtaaagctctggtttttagggttttcggcAGAGTAGTGGCGTGCGTGAAAAGGAAAGAAATGGCTCTGGTGATCTTATATAATTTTGTCTCTgatattcaaaaggcgtgatcattaattttcccttttcgaagtatggggaaacgtgatggccgtcaaaagtgtttctggggaactgaaaagccatgattagacaggagtagtttgcttttttcaagaacgcacgaagggtcctgacacgtcaggaggggttaccgaagagtcatacgttcaaagtttattcactgttcgtagtaaataaactttggggggcaaatgttatcaggtaaattagcattggtgacgtggcgaataatttcttgatacgtggctgatacctggaaacatctgctagagtatcgaccaggagacacaccagaagcatgacaagcctatctttgccacgaccagactggtcggtggtccCACTGGTAAAGCAACATTTgtgagaagatctttgtgaatcccgaatttatctcatgcaatcttccgaATATCTcactattcaggggataatatctgcaaTAATATTCTGTAatcctccatgagcctataaatagcaagatatagctcaaggggagGGGACTTTCTTTTGAACTAAAAAACCATAGagagagatagaatttctcctaaaacacttgtattgctttaagtgaagtgctgaaactcattgaacccaagttctctgatcacacttccgatttcatatcaatataattctaagtggacgtaggtcattaccagatcctggggccgaaccactataaattgttgtgttttctttactttcgtcattatattattctctttatatttgtccatatcattcatattttgactccgtgtcagttggccaaattgtGGGTCAACAGacttgttatgggtatatttggcatatatgaggatatgtttgggttattcggcatgagacgatcataggaagcaagttagcggtctggtcataactgggttaattaccaggctcggggtgagcctagggataatTTGGTGCTTAGTATATTACTGGGATTGAGCGGGTAATGTGATgtgatttagtaattatttgaggatatttgaaatggcgggaattggaggacgttaattatgattaacggggtaggtgaAAATGATGAAAtcgcccttgggtggctttgagggattaggatggccctaggggcatttttgtcatttagGCTTATAGATATGCTAATCCAAGGAAGGCTGTAGAAGAACCAAGACagcagaaaaaagaaaaaaaaaacatggtactcttctttctctctccctctacaCGTTTCTCTTTTTATCACTCAAGGTCTTGGAGGTTGATCTTGGTTTTTGAGGAAGAAAGCTCATAAATTTGAGGCTTAAGCTGGGGACTTGGATTCCATCACTGAGGTAAGctttaaccctatttttgattCATGGTTTTTTTGAGTTTAAGAGTGTTCTTGGGCTGTTCTTGAGCTCCAAAACTCAAGTATTAAtggtgttttgattgtgtttgaacttgggttttgatgaggtttatgtattgatgaagttttggggttaaattatcATCTTTGGATAATGTTTAGATGAAGTTTTAGTGATTGGAACTCAAGGGAAAACACAAGGGAAGGACCAGAAGGTTCTGGACTATAGAGTTGGCGCCCCAACGCTAGGCAGGGGAGGGCAAtcgggtgctctctgacttgggtaGCGCCCCATCGCTATCCACGGCGCCCGGTGCTATACCTGTTTCAGCAAAGCCCATTTTTATggcttgggaggactttgggggctcgagggatggttccactaccccgttgggtggattggaagtcccaGGAGCATGAGAATGGTCCCAGAGTTTCtttttaaggattgaatcttatgagattattattttatggttATGCCTAGGTTACCGTTAGGGCTCGGGACagaatcgtgctcgagggtcgttcattggtaacttgtgcttgggctaaaggtaagaaaactgcacccagtatgtgatgcatgtgaataTGGTATGACTTAACTGTTGAATATGGAATgaattagagcttgagtctctgtaaatgtgcatggtCATAATTATGCTTGTTATTTTTGCTGAAGTATGTCGAATGCTCTATATTCTGTTATCTATTGCATTGTGAATGCTTGAATACATTGTTTATCTgagcatggcactgacttattaacGAAAATGGTGTGTAttgctggtcgtgaagctctgacttattattcatgatcggcaatagtactgagtgttggtcgtatggaattgacttataagtcaagagtgacaatagcacattgaacgctggtcgatatgattagatctaatcaacatcagcATTACATGCTCgactgacctattggtcgaagaaaactaaagcgcttggctagtataaggctagttactcagagtcatggctaaaaggctcaggtgactggaacGTCAGacggcttagggcgcaggaccccagattgacttaacagtcatttattcagggcacaagaccccagtcatttattcagggcgcaggaccccataatcatttatttgtacttgtctgtatgcatgaatagggttattactgctagtcatgcttattatgatttggtgacatgtgattatatgcttatgagcatgttcgagttttcttgctgagcctcgactcacgagtgctatacggtgcaggtaaaggtaaaagaaagctggaccatccttgagttggagagcttaggtgacgatgtgtacatatgcggttgctcgaccaccacggccgagggtttaaccctagttccagtttaaagaggaactagggttaaaccctatttttccgcttaggtcggctggttgtaaatattttattgtaattaacattttaaatgtattttgggatcccaatgtatacagtaaacgttttagtgaaatgtttgtatctttgaccaaaatttttaaccctaaatcgttaatcacatttagttacacgattatggccaaatgactcgtttaacgagtttagcactatttaaaatacatagtataACGGTCCCTggttagtagggcgttacactaagccttattaggtaatttgggacgttacacgctctgataccaattgaaattatgTTTTTGAAGATTACAAGCTGAATTTatcaaacaatttaattaatgcgGAATAGTTATACAATTGTTTGATTAGATAGATATTCTAATGTATCAGGACAAATTGTTGATGAATTAGAATAAATGAACAGAAAGTAAGCAAACTAAAAGTAACGTGACACaagaagttttttacgtggtttagaaaACCTAGTTTATGGGACAACGCTCggagataaaatcaattagtaaagtctcaagaatACAATAAGAAATTTACTTGTACAAGCTTAGAATCCCTCTAAATCTTTGTCGCAACCTTGAAGTTATCTATTTTAATAATCTAATTTTGATAAACACCAAGAACATGAAATCCCTTCTGATATTGACGAGTGCtcgcttcctcccgaagtgagacttataGAAATCTTCTCTCGAAGATTGTATGTCACGTTCACAAGCTTTGTGATAtgtttaagaataaacaacacaaagcaaaacaaacaaacaaacaaacaaacaaagagatagttCAATAAAGACTACTTTTTACATAAAAAAGAACTCTTCAAAATATGAAATGTTAGAATGGTGAAGATGTGAGATTAGTTGCTGCTTAAGTatgatatttatagagtttaggaaatcTTAAGGGAAGCCAATCTCGTTCTTGATCACAATCATAACAAATAAGAGAGTTTCTAAAAATAACTCTCAATTATCTTTACTGCAAAAATTCTGAATGTAACAGGAGATCATATTGTAGCATAAAAAAATGGATGAATGTGGACTTAATCCCAAACCAGATTCATTTCGAAACTGAACTTACTTAGGCACAAAGATACTTGAGTTTACttaaattaaatcaaataaaatcatGAAAGATATGCAGTGATAAATTCTATATTAGACACCTTTATTATAGACAAAGTTGtcataattaaataaagaaacttgaatatatatatataacacatttAATGTAAAATTCATTCTtagccaaaattacaaattccACTAATTACCATAGATAGAATTTCGAAATTATCATAAAAttggaaaaaatatatttaataaaaagtcAGCCAAATTTTACAAAGATATTACACTattaatttttcattattttaattttttttcttcataattttAACCATTGTTCATCGTCTTTTGTAATCTAATAGTAGTAGCAATAGGCAGTGATATCAATTGGCTATGTATGATACTGTCATGTAGCAGACCATACAGTGTACGCatataaaatcataaatatatatatcttcagTGCATTCGCCAGCATACTGCTTCATTACAATATAGAGATGCTTCTTTCCTTATTTGACTCATTTTCCCCACGGTAAGAGTACATTATTGCACTGGAAGTGACTAGTTTGCGTATCATTTTAGTTAAGAAACACCATACAAACATATAGCTAGGTGCCGACCCACTAGACAGGGTAGGTACTAGGAGTACGTAGTATTACTATTTCTAAGCGAAGATTTTGTTGAGAATCATTTTGATGGGTCCTTGCTCGGCAGACCTATCCTGGTACCAGGGCTGCATATGAGCTCCAATGGCATAAAGATGGGAGCCACTCTTTCCATGGAACCCAACTATTTTGCCTTCGTTTCTTGGAGAAGTGAAATATGTGCCCATCTCCTCCCCAAATGGCCCGTACCTTCCTCTATTGGTGTAGAAAGTCAAGGACTTCACTACAATCTTGCATGCGTCTCCCATAACCGGTCCATAATATCCACTCATGCCAGTCAACACTTCGTGTGGATACTCAAATTGAATCTACATGCCATTTTAGAAAAATACAATCAATTATCATCTAATATTACATATAAATTATACAATTTGTCAGATCCATTTATATTATAGCAGGAAAACAAATTGTATTACCACATGACAGCTACCATCGTTGTTGTTTCCATGCTTAACAGACCACATGGATTGGCCATTGCGATCATACTCTATTTGAATAGAGAGAATGGCTTCTCCTTTTGTCAAGAAGATCTTCCTAATCCCTGTGAAGACTCCATCATCCCATGGCTTACCACCATCTCCGCCCCAAGGCCCTGAGCCACATGCACCCGTCGGCCCTGAGATCATGGCTGGCCGCAGCCCTTGACCCAACGGAATCGGCACTTTCACCGGCGTTGAAACAACCTTGCCATGAATTCATTGTAAGATCATATAGTAATATGCATGAGTACTTTAGCTTATATATTGTGCTCTTGTAATTCAATGTTAATATACAACTTTTGTTTTACCTGGTCGTGACCATATCTGATGTCGGTCACTGTGGAATTAATGTCGAAACTAGGCCTAGGTAGTGAATACTTTCCTTCTACGACATTAAGGACATGGACTCCTATGCTGTCCACAAACCAACCTTGTTTGCCATGAAATCCAACGACAATTCCATCTTTCTGGCCAGAGGAAAAGGGTAATCCTTGTTCATCCCCGAAAGGACCGTACTTCTTCTTGTTGGTGAAGAAGGTCAGGGATTTGATCACAGTTGGCCCTCTTAAGATCAATGACCCGTAATATCCACTTATGTGAGTCAAGTACTCATGTGGGTAGTCAAAAGCTATCTGATTCATTAATCACAAAACATCAACTCTGAAAAGTTAGTCCAACTCCAATCTTACAATATagtttatttaatattttagtaCTATACTATACTATCTAGTAGCTACTACTCAGTAATCACCTTGTCCAACCTGAACCctccatttccaccattcttgttTCCCCAAACCGCCCGGCCATTCATGTCGTAACAAACTTTAATGGAAACGACACCCCCAGAGCGTGCTATATGGATTTCTCGAACTCCTGTATACACTCCATCGTCAAATAACATTCCCCCAGTACCACCCCAAGGTCCATACGACACAGCTTGTTTTACACCTTGTGGCCGATTCGGAATTTGGGCACTAGACTGGTACAACTGAAATCAAGAGAATCAGTCACCATAATATATTAATAGAGTTGAATTTGGTTGGTTGAACAAAATCGAACTGTACTCATGCTTACCTTCTCTTTAGTAATTTCATAATCGCTAAAGTCTCTGTTTTGCCCGAACAAACCCTCTGTTCGCCTCATGTTTGCGTAATCCTTCTCTGCTCCGCTCCCACCACCATACAACTGAAATTTTCATGGGTAGTCATCTCGGTTACATTGATATCACAGCATATAAAAAGGTGGTTTGTAagtaaattaaaagaaaattgcTATATACGAGAGCTTACAGCAAAATATGTGAAATCTGATATTACATCAATTGTTCTTTTGACAAATAGTGTACTTTGACCTTTTTTTTTCAACCTACTATTTATCTAAAGTGAAGCATGGGTCTTTTCCTGAGATCGTTAATAATACTCACGCATAATGCAAAAATTATGTATCTCAATCATTAATCAATTGAAAATTAATGATATAGTTATAACTGTTAATTCCCAACAATAAAAATAGAAAACGTTGCATAAATTAGGAGTTTTACACACCTTAGTCTCTTTTGTTTCATATTCTCTATATATGCCCCGTTCAGGTGGAAGAGCATAACCTTGATCATCATCAATACTGTACTTTGGATTTGGGCGTCCTTTTGCTCCATACACCTACGAAATTGGCCAATATGATGAAATAGTTGTATGTTGGTGTTAC from the Humulus lupulus chromosome X, drHumLupu1.1, whole genome shotgun sequence genome contains:
- the LOC133803355 gene encoding jacalin-related lectin 3-like, with translation MSYLEGNEKSNKSGGPWGGECGGRWDDGVYCSVRQIIISHGAVIDSIQIEYDTRGCSLWSEKHGGSGGVKTDKVKLDYPDEYLISISGYFGSVSDCGPVVIRSLAFETNKRRFGPYGFQKGTHFSFSLTGAKIVGFHGRTTGLHLDAIGVYVKPFLNIRTVQTQTAQNRTGLGAGGGGGNKAFDIMVAVREKMDNMFISDGGFIGKNEQAFATGHEGVKGSGYHRQVGKEKENYMIMPPNHTYSEETEHYSNDHSGFYGHNESPMKGYPAHMGRPVKEFDHYNMDANHDRRRYSEYEAKEKVYGAKGRPNPKYSIDDDQGYALPPERGIYREYETKETKLYGGGSGAEKDYANMRRTEGLFGQNRDFSDYEITKEKLYQSSAQIPNRPQGVKQAVSYGPWGGTGGMLFDDGVYTGVREIHIARSGGVVSIKVCYDMNGRAVWGNKNGGNGGFRLDKIAFDYPHEYLTHISGYYGSLILRGPTVIKSLTFFTNKKKYGPFGDEQGLPFSSGQKDGIVVGFHGKQGWFVDSIGVHVLNVVEGKYSLPRPSFDINSTVTDIRYGHDQVVSTPVKVPIPLGQGLRPAMISGPTGACGSGPWGGDGGKPWDDGVFTGIRKIFLTKGEAILSIQIEYDRNGQSMWSVKHGNNNDGSCHVIQFEYPHEVLTGMSGYYGPVMGDACKIVVKSLTFYTNRGRYGPFGEEMGTYFTSPRNEGKIVGFHGKSGSHLYAIGAHMQPWYQDRSAEQGPIKMILNKIFA